A section of the Marispirochaeta aestuarii genome encodes:
- a CDS encoding AAA domain-containing protein: METMTINSKQNLVIIKDEDKTDEIRHISLNNERTVVTYKSGKSYPYFRSNVEFFSNPESISVDNCCVFIEGDLLSDVNEVLRFGHWVKIFHGTGSSRCCRFSEFSIQRMTTPEGRSKDVLAYLRELAECVSLRTDEGSSLLAMKYRYLDIISQESILFSFLRDKPSILDSSSSGGDPSLILPFGCNMSQKMALEKALRHPVSIIQGPPGTGKTQTILNLIGNMLLEGKKVAVVSSNNSATANVLEKLKKYELNFVAAFLGSAKNKTAFIEGQTDTLVQLPIIPIGQTAAVYNKIRSLNQEIDKGFKLKNELSGVIQKIDALKLELTHFEKFRQEFNGRNLSIRDRSFQPETPAQDLMKYWMAYERKAKRQYTKNQRQSPGTAGVTGCRTGILQKLLLLLRFGMAGRILFDLGIEERIAILQKAYYLRTIEDLENRRTKLEVSLKEFRFNESLELLTALSMRLLKHRLAKHYNNKTRRIFALQDLWRQPEDFLDEYPLILSTTFSVITSVRNGYMFDCVIVDETSQVDLLNGVLAMGCAKKLVIVGDPMQLPNVLSEQDKEKAIQVVQRYDVPHYARYEEHNLLSAVRSAFSEIPETLLREHYRCHPKIIQFCNQQFYGGELLVMTSDQGESDVIKVYMTVEGRHARGTFNQRQIDEIIENVLPELGTINSCDIGIVSPYREQTARIRATIGSEEVEVDTVHKYQGREKRVMIITTVSNEANDFVDNPNLLNVAISRAQEKLRLVVSKEMAEGNGNIADFVRYIQYSNGDVIPGRVRSVFDLLYTEYTAARKDAFKKLKRISKYDSENLAYAEIEAVLNEGLYKGYGILFQFPLWMLVRDTGHLSPEESAYASHPWTRTDFLIYRKVNKSPILVIEVDGFAFHRKGSRQAERDALKDSVLKKSGLPVLRLSTTGSSERSRIRKDLQNAILAKTPSTT; this comes from the coding sequence ATGGAAACAATGACTATAAACTCGAAGCAAAATCTCGTCATCATCAAGGACGAGGACAAAACGGATGAAATCCGACACATAAGCCTTAATAACGAACGCACTGTCGTAACCTATAAAAGCGGGAAATCATACCCTTATTTCCGGAGCAATGTTGAATTTTTCTCAAATCCCGAATCTATATCAGTCGATAACTGCTGTGTTTTTATTGAAGGCGATCTTTTGTCTGATGTAAATGAGGTATTGCGCTTCGGACATTGGGTAAAAATCTTTCACGGAACTGGAAGCAGCAGATGCTGCCGGTTCTCTGAGTTCTCCATTCAGCGGATGACCACTCCGGAAGGACGCAGCAAAGATGTTCTCGCGTATTTGCGTGAGCTTGCTGAATGTGTATCACTGCGGACGGATGAAGGTTCTTCACTTCTTGCGATGAAATATCGGTATTTGGACATCATTTCACAGGAAAGTATTCTTTTCAGTTTTCTTCGGGATAAACCTTCCATCCTTGATTCGAGTTCGTCAGGGGGCGATCCGAGCCTCATTTTACCCTTTGGCTGTAACATGAGCCAGAAAATGGCGCTTGAAAAAGCACTGCGGCATCCAGTATCCATAATCCAAGGACCGCCGGGTACTGGAAAAACGCAGACGATACTGAATTTAATTGGAAACATGCTGCTGGAAGGGAAAAAAGTAGCTGTGGTATCCAGTAACAATTCCGCTACGGCAAACGTACTTGAGAAACTAAAAAAATACGAGCTGAATTTTGTAGCCGCATTTCTTGGTAGTGCTAAAAACAAAACGGCGTTTATAGAGGGTCAAACGGATACTCTGGTTCAACTGCCGATTATCCCCATTGGGCAGACAGCGGCTGTATATAATAAAATTCGTAGTCTGAATCAGGAAATTGATAAAGGATTCAAACTAAAGAACGAGTTGTCTGGTGTTATTCAAAAGATCGATGCACTCAAACTAGAATTAACTCATTTTGAGAAATTCCGTCAGGAATTTAATGGCCGAAACTTAAGCATAAGAGATCGGTCGTTTCAGCCTGAAACACCTGCACAGGATCTGATGAAATATTGGATGGCGTATGAAAGGAAAGCAAAACGCCAATATACTAAAAATCAAAGACAATCACCAGGCACTGCAGGAGTAACAGGCTGTCGTACCGGGATTTTGCAAAAGCTATTGTTGTTGCTGCGATTCGGTATGGCCGGACGCATTCTGTTTGATCTTGGCATCGAGGAACGGATTGCTATACTGCAAAAAGCCTACTACCTGCGCACAATAGAGGACCTGGAAAACAGACGTACAAAGCTGGAAGTTTCGCTGAAGGAATTTCGCTTTAATGAAAGTCTTGAACTGTTGACCGCCCTTTCGATGCGACTTCTAAAGCATCGTCTTGCAAAGCACTATAACAATAAAACGAGAAGGATTTTTGCCCTTCAGGATCTCTGGCGGCAGCCTGAAGATTTCCTTGATGAATATCCTCTTATACTTAGCACGACGTTCTCAGTGATAACTTCGGTCCGGAACGGGTATATGTTTGACTGCGTTATTGTTGACGAAACAAGCCAAGTGGATCTTTTGAACGGTGTTCTTGCCATGGGCTGCGCAAAAAAGCTTGTAATAGTCGGTGATCCCATGCAGCTTCCCAACGTATTGTCGGAACAGGATAAAGAAAAGGCTATACAGGTAGTACAACGCTACGATGTACCGCACTATGCAAGGTATGAGGAACATAACCTGCTTTCTGCGGTGCGATCGGCTTTTTCAGAAATCCCTGAGACATTGCTGCGTGAGCATTACCGGTGCCACCCGAAGATTATTCAGTTCTGTAACCAGCAGTTTTACGGGGGAGAGCTGCTAGTTATGACCAGCGATCAGGGTGAATCCGATGTCATAAAGGTTTATATGACTGTGGAGGGCCGGCATGCACGGGGTACCTTCAATCAGCGTCAGATTGACGAAATTATAGAAAATGTTTTACCCGAGCTGGGGACGATTAATTCCTGTGATATCGGTATTGTCTCTCCTTACCGGGAACAGACCGCTCGAATACGGGCGACTATCGGTTCAGAGGAGGTTGAAGTAGACACGGTACATAAGTATCAGGGCAGAGAAAAGCGCGTTATGATTATAACAACAGTGTCAAACGAAGCCAACGATTTCGTTGATAACCCGAATTTATTGAACGTAGCCATATCCAGGGCACAGGAGAAACTGCGGCTGGTTGTGTCAAAGGAGATGGCCGAGGGGAACGGCAATATTGCCGATTTTGTCCGCTATATACAATACAGTAATGGTGATGTTATTCCCGGCAGGGTCCGTTCTGTTTTTGATCTTCTATATACCGAATACACTGCAGCTCGTAAAGATGCATTTAAAAAGTTAAAACGGATTTCGAAATATGATTCCGAAAACCTTGCCTACGCTGAGATTGAGGCAGTCCTGAATGAGGGCCTTTATAAGGGCTATGGCATTCTTTTCCAGTTCCCTTTGTGGATGCTGGTAAGGGATACAGGTCACTTAAGCCCCGAGGAATCTGCCTATGCCTCCCATCCCTGGACACGAACCGATTTTCTCATTTATCGCAAGGTCAACAAGAGTCCGATTTTGGTAATTGAAGTGGACGGATTCGCATTTCACCGGAAAGGCTCACGCCAGGCAGAGCGTGATGCACTGAAGGATTCAGTTTTAAAGAAATCGGGACTGCCGGTCCTTCGTCTGTCTACTACCGGAAGCAGCGAGAGGAGTCGGATTAGGAAGGATTTACAGAATGCAATCCTGGCAAAGACACCCTCCACTACATAA
- a CDS encoding porin family protein yields the protein MKRFIGLILLILLCSAGLTARELVFGVKGGVNLGWFSGNNWDDYVESAELYYGIDIEEQLHPALHAGLYLESMFSQNLGFVTELNFTQYGQDYEYSYAGEDFEGSYSINAIEIPLQLKIASQPVGGFYGLAGPTIILLTGDLEFEESGGGVTVEGSDTPDNPIVLGLTAGVGYGFIMNQGVLSLEVRYGRNLTDAFDADKDPFDVNGFKLLLGYGFVL from the coding sequence ATGAAAAGATTTATTGGACTGATCCTCCTCATTCTTCTGTGCTCTGCGGGGCTGACGGCCCGGGAGCTCGTTTTCGGGGTAAAGGGCGGGGTGAACCTTGGCTGGTTCAGCGGCAACAACTGGGACGATTATGTGGAGTCCGCAGAACTCTATTATGGAATTGACATAGAAGAGCAGCTGCACCCGGCGCTGCACGCAGGACTATACCTGGAATCCATGTTCAGCCAGAACCTGGGTTTTGTGACGGAGCTGAATTTTACCCAGTACGGCCAGGATTACGAGTATTCTTACGCCGGGGAGGACTTTGAGGGCAGCTATTCCATCAATGCTATTGAGATCCCTTTACAGCTTAAGATTGCCTCTCAGCCTGTCGGCGGCTTTTACGGTCTTGCGGGACCGACCATAATTCTGCTAACAGGGGACCTTGAGTTCGAGGAAAGCGGCGGAGGCGTGACCGTTGAAGGGAGTGATACTCCGGATAACCCGATTGTCCTGGGGCTGACTGCCGGGGTGGGCTACGGATTTATTATGAACCAGGGTGTGCTGAGCCTGGAGGTGCGCTACGGCCGGAACCTGACTGATGCCTTCGACGCGGACAAGGACCCCTTCGACGTGAACGGGTTCAAGTTGCTGCTGGGCTACGGGTTCGTGCTGTAG
- a CDS encoding PrsW family intramembrane metalloprotease, translated as MGFILSVAIAVVSTFLCLKYLDYLDYYKKDKRTERIRYIGFVAGIISIIPTFINYEINELLFGWMVNGPFLYHFLIVGFSEEIAKYTMLIAMVYFFRSIKEPQDGILQGAAVGAGFAFFENLKYALDYGPMNTIIRSILCTPGHMMYTALAGYFLATAVYSNLEVRDDRSSWIAVGAFIPTAFIHALYNASYIWAYVYSTGYNTLEGLAYLVDLLTLFITAHVFRSLIEHSPYFVYPYSRSKQAIRSLLRGLKLNPSSFVLNRRLGLYYLAAGRYPEALKRIRYCRSRQPKKHNTWDVLEGIALMGSGKSDEGLQLVTRARENFGKGERFRIELFLQRIIRDAGLKLRVRNILNPRVFKHNHYFDRRRKYGPRDYWKSDSRILKERLEEYSELLREKRQMESR; from the coding sequence ATGGGATTTATTCTATCTGTCGCCATAGCGGTCGTATCGACTTTCCTTTGCCTCAAGTATCTCGACTACCTTGACTACTATAAAAAGGATAAACGTACGGAGCGAATCCGTTATATCGGTTTTGTAGCGGGAATCATCAGCATTATCCCCACTTTTATCAACTACGAGATTAACGAACTACTGTTCGGTTGGATGGTCAACGGCCCATTCCTCTACCACTTTCTTATCGTCGGCTTCTCCGAAGAGATAGCCAAGTATACCATGCTCATTGCGATGGTATATTTCTTTCGTTCGATAAAGGAACCCCAGGACGGTATCCTTCAGGGTGCTGCAGTCGGGGCAGGCTTCGCGTTTTTTGAGAACCTTAAATACGCCCTCGATTATGGCCCAATGAATACGATCATCCGTTCGATCCTTTGCACACCCGGACACATGATGTACACTGCCCTGGCAGGCTATTTCCTGGCGACGGCGGTCTACTCCAATCTCGAAGTCCGGGATGATCGATCTTCCTGGATTGCGGTCGGCGCCTTCATTCCTACCGCCTTCATTCATGCCCTGTACAACGCTTCCTATATCTGGGCCTATGTCTACAGCACAGGCTATAATACTCTGGAAGGTCTTGCCTACCTTGTCGATCTGCTCACTCTTTTTATTACTGCACACGTTTTCCGCTCCCTCATCGAACACTCCCCCTACTTCGTCTACCCCTACTCCCGGTCGAAACAGGCTATTCGATCCCTTCTCAGGGGACTCAAACTGAATCCCTCGAGCTTTGTACTGAACCGACGCCTGGGGCTCTACTACCTGGCGGCGGGCAGATACCCAGAGGCCCTCAAACGCATCCGTTACTGTCGGAGCCGGCAGCCGAAAAAACACAATACCTGGGACGTGCTGGAAGGGATCGCCCTCATGGGAAGCGGCAAAAGCGACGAAGGGCTGCAGCTCGTCACCCGGGCGCGGGAGAACTTCGGAAAAGGAGAGCGCTTCCGCATCGAACTCTTCCTGCAGCGCATCATCCGGGACGCCGGGCTCAAACTCCGGGTACGGAACATACTGAATCCCCGTGTGTTCAAACACAACCACTACTTCGACCGCAGACGCAAGTACGGCCCCCGGGACTACTGGAAAAGCGACAGCAGAATACTGAAAGAGAGGCTCGAGGAGTACAGCGAGCTGTTACGGGAGAAGCGGCAGATGGAAAGCCGGTAG
- a CDS encoding Fic family protein, whose translation MNKRFSGKITVFHGLRLAEEAVPTGYAAIVDAYDLPVPFPYRLCCVGTSYSLKEEDCWRYFSPRYTPQATLEGHLLFALKYEGVDLAVLKSLFSHVPESEIEHIIRKTPTGSYVRRLWFLYEWLMDKRLDIPDLQAGNYVPVIDPKMQYGITGRNVRRHRVIDNLPGSRLFCPLVFKTEKLEHHIQMDLKQKAAEVIQGIPADVMSRTASFLLLKDSKASYAIENETPPHKRIERWGRIIGQAGTHPLDQDELIRLQQIVIGDTRFVQPGLRTEGGFVGEHDRESGMPIPEHISARPEDLPDLVRGIFEHNSLCSGELDPVVAAASLAFGFVYIHPFSDGNGRLHRYLIHHVLAENGFNPPGLVFPVSSVVLERINEYRAVLQGYSSRLLPLIEWEQSRDHNVVVSNDTTDYYRYFDATPHAEFLYSCVHKTIEHDLPIEALFLQRYDQFRREVEEIVEMPSKTVDLLFRFLGQHNGLLSKRARDREFHQLTDDEILRIEEIYHAVFG comes from the coding sequence ATGAATAAGCGTTTTTCAGGAAAAATAACTGTTTTTCACGGTTTACGGCTTGCTGAAGAGGCGGTCCCGACAGGTTATGCCGCGATTGTTGACGCCTATGATCTTCCAGTACCTTTCCCGTACCGGCTGTGCTGCGTCGGTACCAGTTACAGTCTCAAAGAAGAGGACTGCTGGCGCTATTTTAGCCCGCGCTACACGCCGCAAGCTACGCTTGAAGGCCACCTGCTGTTTGCCCTCAAATATGAGGGGGTGGATCTGGCGGTTCTTAAGTCACTTTTTTCCCATGTCCCGGAATCGGAAATAGAGCATATAATTCGTAAAACCCCGACCGGATCGTACGTACGGCGGCTCTGGTTTCTGTATGAATGGCTGATGGATAAACGCCTTGATATTCCTGATCTGCAGGCCGGAAATTATGTTCCCGTAATAGATCCTAAGATGCAGTATGGAATTACCGGAAGGAACGTCCGGCGTCACCGTGTTATCGACAATCTTCCCGGCAGTCGACTATTTTGTCCCCTGGTTTTCAAAACTGAAAAGCTTGAGCACCATATTCAGATGGATCTCAAACAGAAGGCTGCGGAGGTGATACAAGGTATTCCGGCTGATGTAATGAGCCGCACTGCTTCCTTTCTGCTGTTGAAAGATTCGAAGGCCAGCTATGCCATAGAAAATGAAACACCCCCGCATAAGCGAATCGAGCGATGGGGGAGAATCATAGGGCAGGCAGGAACACATCCCCTGGACCAGGATGAACTGATCCGGTTACAGCAGATTGTTATAGGCGATACCCGCTTTGTGCAGCCGGGACTCAGAACCGAGGGCGGCTTTGTGGGTGAACACGACAGGGAAAGCGGCATGCCTATCCCTGAACATATAAGCGCTCGTCCGGAAGACCTTCCCGATCTGGTCCGGGGCATTTTTGAGCATAACTCCCTTTGCAGCGGGGAGTTGGACCCGGTTGTTGCCGCGGCATCCCTTGCTTTCGGTTTCGTCTATATACATCCTTTCAGCGACGGAAACGGCAGACTGCACCGCTATCTGATCCACCATGTGCTGGCTGAGAACGGCTTTAATCCTCCGGGTCTTGTTTTTCCTGTATCGTCGGTAGTCCTGGAAAGAATCAATGAATACCGTGCGGTGCTTCAGGGCTACTCTTCAAGATTGCTCCCCTTGATAGAGTGGGAGCAGTCGCGGGACCATAATGTTGTGGTAAGCAACGACACAACGGATTATTACCGTTACTTTGATGCCACCCCCCATGCGGAGTTTCTATATTCCTGTGTGCACAAAACCATTGAGCATGATCTTCCTATAGAAGCCCTGTTTCTTCAACGTTACGACCAGTTTAGACGGGAGGTAGAAGAAATCGTGGAGATGCCCTCGAAAACTGTGGACTTGCTGTTCCGGTTCCTTGGACAGCATAATGGCCTGCTTTCGAAAAGGGCACGGGACAGGGAATTTCATCAGCTGACTGATGATGAAATCCTGAGAATAGAAGAGATTTACCACGCTGTTTTCGGATAA
- a CDS encoding transglutaminase domain-containing protein: MVSVLQQRLLFPLLRITGIAGLLLLLYISLHLLLPGQFPSLPALTPSQGALLAAVLSVVSLVLLPGYKKSSFFVSLGVGSGFIILALYPGHLPLRLHEGLLLASGTLSYSAALYSSLVPVLNRQLFSLVLPVVLVVSVTAGSFLLPESTDITYRGELDSVRRVLAQLDPAYKVVLGMEQELSSYIEDKLQNKDDKEEEEALVHELNSRIQQMEDELARFKAVEEENVLYRDEIAALKRKIGDMEVRDKSTVAIRRVATISEAVRPASPVVRDFAVRLASAHPGSFSRFSGGYPSPGPEGIAQILSIHRYIAAEWKYISDPLSSGTDYYSPADRTIALGLSGDCDDFAVLLASCIEAIGGRARILHGSCSDGAHAWAEAYIGSVAAWNETVSITRKFYPGRSVSYLEPRSADDYWLCLDWQAGIYSCGENPGYMYETQGRF; encoded by the coding sequence ATGGTCAGTGTCCTACAACAGCGTCTGTTATTCCCGCTGCTTCGAATTACAGGAATCGCGGGGCTTCTGCTTCTCCTGTACATCTCTCTGCATCTTCTGCTTCCCGGGCAATTTCCCTCTCTGCCGGCCCTGACACCTTCCCAGGGGGCACTCCTGGCAGCCGTGCTTTCCGTTGTCTCCTTGGTACTGCTTCCCGGCTACAAGAAAAGCAGCTTCTTTGTTTCCCTCGGCGTCGGGTCCGGTTTTATCATTCTTGCCCTGTATCCTGGCCACCTTCCTTTACGACTCCATGAGGGGCTTCTCCTTGCAAGCGGGACCTTGAGTTACAGCGCTGCGCTTTACAGTTCGCTGGTACCCGTTCTCAATCGACAGCTTTTTTCCCTGGTTTTACCCGTAGTTCTCGTTGTTTCTGTAACAGCCGGCTCGTTTCTGCTGCCTGAAAGCACCGATATCACCTACAGGGGTGAACTGGATTCCGTACGCCGGGTACTTGCGCAGCTTGATCCGGCCTATAAGGTCGTTCTCGGTATGGAGCAGGAACTTTCCTCTTACATCGAGGATAAGCTGCAGAACAAAGATGACAAAGAGGAGGAAGAGGCCCTTGTCCATGAGCTGAATTCCAGGATTCAACAGATGGAAGATGAACTTGCCCGCTTTAAGGCGGTGGAGGAAGAGAACGTGCTCTACCGCGACGAGATTGCTGCGCTGAAACGGAAAATCGGCGACATGGAGGTCCGTGATAAATCCACTGTTGCCATACGCAGGGTTGCCACCATCTCCGAGGCTGTACGGCCTGCCTCTCCGGTAGTGCGGGATTTCGCGGTACGCCTCGCATCTGCCCATCCCGGTTCTTTCAGCAGGTTTTCCGGCGGATACCCCTCCCCCGGCCCGGAGGGCATTGCGCAGATCCTCAGCATCCACCGCTACATTGCCGCAGAGTGGAAATACATAAGCGATCCCCTTAGCTCCGGAACAGACTATTACTCCCCCGCGGACAGGACCATTGCTCTGGGGCTTTCCGGGGACTGCGACGACTTTGCCGTTCTGCTTGCATCCTGTATCGAAGCAATCGGCGGCAGGGCCCGTATTCTGCACGGGAGCTGCTCCGATGGTGCCCATGCCTGGGCCGAAGCCTACATTGGGAGTGTTGCGGCCTGGAACGAGACTGTCAGCATAACTCGGAAGTTCTATCCAGGCCGCAGCGTCTCGTACCTGGAACCTCGTTCAGCGGACGACTACTGGCTCTGCCTGGACTGGCAGGCGGGAATCTACAGCTGCGGAGAAAATCCCGGCTATATGTATGAAACTCAAGGAAGGTTTTAA
- a CDS encoding GmrSD restriction endonuclease domain-containing protein, translated as MSIQKYSVNQYTIQTLLTWITSGEIAIPEIQRPFVWSSTQVRDLIDSLYNGFPVGYLIAWRNPNVKLKDGTQSTGKRVLIDGQQRITALMAALLGYEVIDDEYRRVKMTIAFNPEEDRFEVLNPAIKKDNAWISNIADIVRSDARLFSIAKDFSTNNQNFTQEAIFEKLERLKSLVNNHIGLIELNSNLDIQTVTEIFIRINSRGKVLSQADFAMSKIAADEQYGGNELRKCIDYFCHLAVAPEFYQSIKERDTTFAQTEYFQRMQWLKNENDDIYDPNYTDMLRVSFISEFKRGRLEDLVALLSGRNFITRTFEEEIAIASFDKLKAGIMKYMSETNFKRFVMIIRSAGFIDSSMIRSQNALNFAYTLYLTLIGLKENPNVIESLVRRWYVLSVLTGRYSSSPESTMDYDIRNIDSLGANRHLDNIMEAELGDAFWNAGLPQQMNTSVASSPYFKVYLAAQVKMNDKGFLSRDITVRDLIAHRGDVHHLFPKNYLKKRGLNRARYNQIANYVMMQSEINIAIKDRAPSEYFSELVERVSSGTAAYGAITDPAEMEENFRMHCIPDGMKDKDIEHYDDFLEERRMLMAKKIKKYFLSL; from the coding sequence ATGTCCATACAGAAATATTCAGTCAACCAATACACAATTCAAACCTTATTAACCTGGATCACATCGGGTGAGATTGCAATCCCGGAAATCCAGCGCCCTTTTGTCTGGAGCAGCACGCAGGTTCGTGATTTAATAGACTCCTTATATAATGGTTTTCCGGTGGGGTACCTCATCGCCTGGCGCAATCCGAATGTAAAATTGAAGGATGGAACGCAATCGACTGGAAAACGGGTGCTGATCGACGGACAGCAGCGTATAACAGCACTAATGGCTGCCCTTTTGGGCTACGAAGTAATTGATGATGAATACCGAAGGGTTAAAATGACGATCGCGTTTAATCCTGAGGAAGATCGTTTTGAAGTACTGAATCCTGCAATTAAAAAAGACAATGCATGGATTTCAAATATCGCTGATATCGTAAGGTCGGATGCCAGACTCTTCAGTATTGCGAAGGATTTTAGTACCAATAACCAAAATTTCACTCAGGAAGCAATATTTGAAAAACTTGAACGCTTGAAAAGTTTGGTGAATAACCATATAGGATTGATAGAGTTAAACTCCAATCTTGATATTCAGACGGTAACGGAGATCTTTATAAGGATTAATTCCCGTGGAAAGGTTCTTAGCCAGGCTGATTTTGCCATGTCAAAGATTGCAGCGGACGAACAGTACGGTGGTAATGAATTAAGAAAATGTATTGACTATTTTTGTCATCTTGCAGTAGCGCCCGAATTCTACCAATCAATAAAAGAACGTGATACAACATTTGCCCAAACCGAGTATTTCCAGAGAATGCAGTGGCTAAAAAATGAGAATGACGATATCTACGATCCAAATTATACCGATATGTTGAGAGTTTCGTTTATTTCAGAGTTTAAGCGTGGCAGACTGGAAGACCTGGTGGCCCTTCTTTCCGGGAGGAATTTTATCACCCGTACCTTCGAGGAAGAGATTGCAATAGCCTCATTCGATAAGCTGAAAGCCGGCATTATGAAATATATGTCAGAGACGAATTTTAAACGGTTTGTAATGATAATTCGTTCCGCTGGTTTTATTGATTCATCTATGATTCGATCTCAAAATGCATTGAATTTCGCATACACCCTGTATCTGACTTTGATTGGACTAAAAGAAAACCCTAATGTTATTGAAAGTCTTGTCCGTCGTTGGTATGTCTTATCGGTCCTTACTGGCAGATACTCTTCTTCTCCTGAGTCGACCATGGATTATGATATCCGAAATATAGATTCATTGGGGGCTAACCGTCATCTGGATAATATTATGGAAGCTGAATTAGGGGATGCTTTCTGGAATGCAGGACTACCACAGCAGATGAATACATCAGTTGCTTCAAGCCCGTATTTTAAAGTCTATCTGGCTGCTCAGGTAAAAATGAATGATAAGGGTTTTCTATCACGAGATATTACTGTCCGGGATCTGATTGCCCATCGTGGCGATGTGCATCATCTGTTCCCTAAGAATTATTTGAAAAAACGGGGACTTAACAGAGCTCGATACAATCAAATTGCAAACTATGTAATGATGCAGTCTGAAATTAATATTGCTATTAAGGACAGAGCTCCGTCGGAATATTTTAGTGAACTTGTTGAACGGGTTTCGTCTGGAACAGCCGCATATGGAGCCATCACTGATCCGGCAGAGATGGAAGAGAACTTCAGAATGCACTGTATCCCTGATGGAATGAAGGATAAGGATATTGAGCATTATGATGATTTTCTTGAAGAACGCAGGATGCTTATGGCAAAAAAGATAAAAAAGTATTTTTTGTCCCTTTAG